From Clarias gariepinus isolate MV-2021 ecotype Netherlands chromosome 2, CGAR_prim_01v2, whole genome shotgun sequence, one genomic window encodes:
- the LOC128518004 gene encoding trace amine-associated receptor 13c-like has protein sequence MHVLMNLSEFNQSDLCEHFSCPERSVSPAVYILLYVCSAAVVLLRVCGNLLVIISVFHFKQLHTPTNMLVLSLAVSDFLIGALVMPPVLIWTTESCWIFDNCYCISFFVINYILTSLSIYHIALIAVDRYLALSNPFLYTNTISTRTMSIVVSSDWCACLVYNAALFYFNGSLTSSVMCPGECHLFLNEVSSVVDLVITFIFPLSVIIIFYTLVFVIAKKHATAIRELNNHTWLKTQKITSHSMKSERKAAKVLGILVSVFLVCLLPYVIYSLLGDVIELQTETFLKVFIVAYFNSTINPVIYALFYPWFRKTIKLIITLQIFQADSALINILS, from the coding sequence atgcatgtatTGATGAACCTGTCAGAGTTTAACCAGTCTGATCTCTGTGAGCATTTCTCCTGTCCAGAGAGATCTGTATCTCCTGCAGTTTATATCTTATTATatgtgtgttcagctgctgtGGTTCTGCTAAGAGTTTGTGGAAATCTGCTCGtcatcatctctgtttttcacttcaagcagcttcacacaccgACTAACATGCTCGTGCTCTCTCTGGCTGTGTCAGATTTCCTCATTGGGGCGTTGGTGATGCCACCGGTGTTGATCTGGACCACTGAGTCATGCTGGATTTTTGATAATTGTTACTGCAtcagtttttttgtaattaattatattcTTACAAGCCTGTCTATATATCATATTGCTCTGATCGCTGTGGATCGGTATTTGGCTCTCTCAAACCCGTTTctctacacaaacacaatctcTACCAGGACTATGAGCATTGTGGTTTCTTCTGACTGGTGTGCTTGTCTGGTTTATAATGcagcacttttttattttaatggaagCCTCACAAGTTCTGTAATGTGTCCTGGAGAGTGTCATCTTTTTCTTAATGAAGTTTCGTCTGTAGTTGATCTTgtaataacatttatatttccactttctgTTATAATCATATTCTATACTCTGGTTTTTGTGattgctaagaaacatgccactgctatcagagagcttaataatcacacatggcttaaaacacagaaaatcacctcacactcaatgaaatctgagagaaaagcagctaaagtcctcggcattttagtgtctgtgtttctggtgtgtttACTGCCATAtgttatttacagtttattaggtGATGTTATTGAGCTACAGACAGAAACATTTCTTAAAGTCTTTATTGTGGCTTATTTTAATTCCACCATTAATCCAGTTATTTATGCTCTGTTTTATCCGTGGTTTAGAAAGaccattaaattaattataactcTCCAAATATTCCAAGCAGACTCTGCATTAATAAATATTCTTTCATAA
- the LOC128541623 gene encoding trace amine-associated receptor 13c-like: MHLLMNLSEFNQSDICEHFSCPERSVSPAVYILLYVCSAAVVLLTVCGNLLVIISVFHFKQLHTPTNMLVLSLGVSDFLIGALVMPPVLIWTTESCWIFDKCYCIIFFVTVNILTSLSIYHIALIAVDRYLALSNPFLYTNTISTRTMSIVVSSNWCASLVYNTALCYFNGSFTSSVMCPGECYLFLNEVWSVVDLVITFIFPCSVIIILYTLVFVIAKKHATAIRELNNHTRPKTQKISSHSMKSERKAAKVLGILVSVFLVCLLPYFIYSLLGDLIELQTETFLKVFLVLYLNSTINPVIYALFYPWFRKCIKLIITLQIFQMDSALISVLL; encoded by the coding sequence atgcatcTATTGATGAACCTGTCAGAGTTTAACCAGTCTGATATTTGCGAGCATTTCTCCTGTCCAGAGAGATCTGTATCTCCTGCAGTTTATATCTTATTATatgtgtgttcagctgctgtGGTTCTGCTAACAGTGTGTGGAAATCTGCTTGTCATTATCTCTGTTTTTCACttcaagcagcttcacacaccaaCTAACATGCTTGTGCTCTCTCTGGGGGTTTCGGATTTCCTCATTGGGGCGTTGGTGATGCCACCAGTGTTAATCTGGACCACTGAGTCATGCTGGATTTTTGACAAGTGTTActgcatcattttttttgtaactgttaATATTCTTACAAGCCTGTCTATATATCATATTGCTCTGATCGCTGTGGATCGGTATTTGGCTCTCTCAAACCCATTTCTCTACACCAACACTATCTCTACCAGGACTATGAGCATTGTGGTTTCCTCCAACTGGTGTGCTTCTCTGGTTTATAACACAGCCCTCTGTTATTTCAATGGAAGCTTCACAAGTTCTGTAATGTGTCCTGGAGAGTGTTATCTTTTTCTGAATGAGGTTTGGTCTGTAGTTGATCTTGTAATAACCTTTATTTTCCCATGTTCTGTCATAATCATATTATACACTCTGGTTTTTGTAattgctaagaaacatgccactgcgatcagagagcttaataatcacacacggcctaaaacacagaaaatcagCTCACACTCAATGAAGtctgagagaaaagcagctaaagtcctcggcattttggtgtctgtgtttctggtgtgtttacttccatattttatttatagtttattagGTGATCTTATTGAGCTACAGACAGAAACATTTCTTAAAGTCTTTCTTGTGCTATATCTTAATTCCACCATTAATCCAGTTATTTATGCTCTGTTTTATCCATGGTTTAGAAAgtgcattaaattaattataactcTGCAAATATTCCAAATGGACTCTGCATTAATCAGTGTACTTTTATGA